From a single Mycolicibacterium moriokaense genomic region:
- the tsaD gene encoding tRNA (adenosine(37)-N6)-threonylcarbamoyltransferase complex transferase subunit TsaD translates to MTIILAIESSCDETGVGIAELGADGSVMLLADEVASSVDEHARFGGVVPEIASRAHLEALGPTMRRALEAASVDKPDVVAATIGPGLAGALLVGVAAAKAYSAAWQVPFYAVNHLGGHLAADVYDHGPLPESVGLLVSGGHTHLLHVRSLGEPIIELGSTVDDAAGEAYDKVARLLGLGYPGGKVLDDLARTGDRDAIVFPRGMTGPRDDPYAFSFSGLKTAVARYVESHPEASQADVAAGFQEAVADVLTLKAVRAAKQLGVSTLLIAGGVAANSRLRELAEDRCAEAGLTLRIPRPRLCTDNGAMIASFAAHLIAAGAAPSPLHAVSDPGLPVVKGQVA, encoded by the coding sequence ATGACAATCATCCTTGCCATCGAGAGCTCCTGCGACGAAACCGGCGTGGGCATCGCCGAACTGGGCGCAGACGGTTCGGTGATGTTGCTGGCCGACGAGGTGGCCTCCAGCGTCGACGAGCACGCTCGGTTCGGCGGCGTGGTTCCCGAGATCGCGTCGCGCGCACACCTGGAGGCGCTCGGGCCGACGATGCGCCGCGCCCTCGAAGCGGCGAGCGTGGACAAGCCGGACGTCGTCGCCGCCACCATCGGTCCGGGCCTGGCTGGCGCCCTGTTGGTGGGAGTGGCTGCCGCCAAGGCGTATTCGGCCGCGTGGCAGGTGCCGTTCTACGCCGTCAACCACCTCGGCGGACACCTGGCCGCCGACGTGTACGACCACGGCCCGCTGCCGGAAAGCGTCGGGCTGCTGGTGTCCGGCGGACACACCCACCTCCTGCACGTGCGGTCGCTCGGAGAGCCGATCATCGAACTCGGCAGCACCGTCGACGACGCCGCCGGCGAGGCCTACGACAAGGTGGCACGCCTGCTGGGTCTCGGCTATCCGGGTGGCAAGGTGCTCGACGACCTCGCACGGACCGGCGACCGCGACGCGATCGTGTTCCCTCGCGGCATGACCGGGCCGCGCGACGATCCGTACGCGTTCAGCTTCTCCGGGCTCAAAACCGCTGTGGCGCGCTACGTCGAGAGCCATCCGGAAGCGTCGCAGGCCGATGTCGCCGCCGGCTTCCAGGAGGCGGTCGCCGATGTGCTGACCCTCAAGGCGGTGCGGGCGGCGAAACAGCTCGGTGTGTCGACGTTGTTGATCGCCGGCGGGGTCGCCGCCAACTCGCGGCTCCGTGAACTCGCCGAGGACCGCTGCGCCGAGGCCGGCCTCACGCTGCGCATTCCACGGCCGCGGCTGTGTACCGACAACGGCGCGATGATCGCGTCGTTCGCCGCCCACCTCATCGCGGCCGGCGCGGCGCCGTCGCCGCTGCATGCGGTGAGTGACCCGGGGCTACCGGTGGTGAAAGGCCAGGTCGCGTGA
- the alr gene encoding alanine racemase: protein MTMQPTRATTTPAAAVPPSATPEAVIDLDAVAHNVALLREHAGPAQVMAVVKADGYGHGATQTGRAALAAGAAELGVATVDEAVALRRDGITAPVLAWLHPPGTDFAPALNADVQIAVSSLGQIGELRDAVERTGRVASVTVKTDTGLSRNGASPAEYREMLTALKHALAEEAFTVRGLMSHLVHGDEPDNPFNDVQAQRLKEMFGQARDAGVHFEVVHLSNSPSVLTRPDLVFDMVRPGIAVYGQTPIPERGDMGLKPAMTLKCPVARVRSLQAGDGVSYGHTWIAERDTTVALLPIGYADGVFRNLSGRIDVLINGRLRRIAGRVCMDQLVVDVGTDGDVSEGDEAILFGPGSSGESTAQDWAELLGTINYEVVTSPRGRVVRTYRGSQR from the coding sequence ATGACCATGCAACCAACCAGAGCGACGACGACGCCGGCAGCGGCAGTGCCGCCGTCGGCGACCCCCGAGGCGGTCATCGACCTCGACGCCGTGGCGCACAACGTGGCGCTGCTGCGCGAGCACGCGGGTCCGGCGCAGGTGATGGCCGTCGTCAAGGCCGACGGATACGGCCATGGAGCGACCCAGACGGGCCGCGCCGCTCTGGCTGCGGGTGCAGCGGAGCTGGGCGTCGCGACCGTCGACGAGGCGGTCGCGCTGCGCCGTGACGGCATCACCGCGCCTGTGCTCGCGTGGCTGCATCCGCCGGGGACGGACTTCGCGCCCGCGCTCAATGCCGACGTGCAGATCGCCGTGTCATCGCTGGGTCAGATCGGCGAGCTCCGCGACGCGGTCGAACGCACGGGCAGGGTCGCGAGCGTCACCGTCAAGACCGATACCGGACTGAGTCGCAACGGCGCAAGCCCGGCCGAGTATCGCGAGATGCTGACGGCGCTGAAACACGCTCTCGCCGAAGAGGCGTTCACGGTGCGCGGCCTGATGTCACATCTGGTGCACGGCGACGAGCCCGACAATCCGTTCAACGACGTTCAGGCGCAACGGCTGAAGGAGATGTTCGGCCAGGCACGCGATGCGGGTGTGCACTTCGAGGTGGTGCACCTGTCGAACTCGCCGTCGGTGTTGACGCGCCCCGATCTGGTGTTCGACATGGTCCGGCCCGGTATCGCGGTGTACGGGCAGACGCCGATCCCCGAGCGCGGCGACATGGGGTTGAAACCGGCGATGACATTGAAATGCCCTGTGGCGCGGGTGCGGTCGCTACAAGCCGGTGACGGCGTGTCCTACGGACATACGTGGATCGCCGAGCGTGACACCACCGTGGCGCTGCTTCCCATCGGCTACGCCGACGGTGTCTTCCGCAATCTCAGCGGCCGCATCGACGTGTTGATCAACGGCCGGCTGCGACGCATCGCCGGGCGCGTGTGCATGGACCAACTCGTGGTCGACGTCGGTACTGACGGTGATGTCTCCGAAGGCGACGAAGCGATCCTGTTCGGGCCGGGCAGCAGCGGTGAGTCCACCGCGCAGGACTGGGCCGAACTGCTCGGCACCATCAACTATGAGGTCGTCACGAGTCCACGCGGTCGAGTCGTCCGGACCTACCGCGGGTCGCAGCGTTGA
- the groES gene encoding co-chaperone GroES: MASVNIKPLEDKILVQANEAETTTASGLVIPDTAKEKPQEGTVVAVGPGRWDEDGEKRIPLDVSEGDTVIYSKYGGTEIKYNGEEYLILSARDVLAVVNK, encoded by the coding sequence GTGGCGAGCGTGAACATCAAGCCACTCGAGGACAAGATCCTCGTTCAGGCCAACGAGGCCGAGACCACGACCGCTTCCGGTCTGGTCATCCCCGACACCGCCAAGGAGAAGCCCCAGGAGGGCACCGTCGTCGCAGTCGGCCCCGGCCGCTGGGACGAGGACGGCGAGAAGCGCATCCCGCTGGACGTCTCCGAGGGCGACACCGTCATCTACAGCAAGTACGGCGGCACCGAGATCAAGTACAACGGCGAGGAGTACCTGATCCTCTCCGCCCGCGACGTGTTGGCTGTCGTCAACAAGTAA
- a CDS encoding alpha/beta fold hydrolase, with translation MSDQGARWLAGAAGVTAVGTATAVSVAKSLRRRVSSDDPYEYEDFGLLDADRSVVITTPDGVDLAVREVGDKDARLTVVFAHGFCLRMGAFHFQRARLTEEWGSQVRMVFYDQRGHGQSGTAPPDTYTVEQLGKDLETVLAVMAPRGPVVLVGHSMGGMTVLSHARQYPQRYPTRVVGAALIASAAEGVSRSPLGEILKNPALEAVRFAVRYAPKTVHRTRGAAKSVIAPILRAASYGDEKISPSVVEFSEKMMHDTPIETLVEFLHALEVHDESEGLNTLAKVPTLVACGDEDLLTPMEYSQDMADALPKSELVIVEGAGHLVELEQPEIIDEALVRLVERATPSKLVALTRRVRERIRDHG, from the coding sequence TTGAGCGATCAGGGGGCTCGGTGGCTGGCGGGCGCGGCGGGGGTGACCGCTGTCGGCACTGCGACCGCGGTGTCTGTCGCCAAGTCGCTGCGTCGACGGGTCAGTAGCGATGACCCTTACGAATATGAGGATTTCGGGCTTCTCGACGCCGACCGCAGCGTCGTCATCACCACGCCCGACGGTGTCGACCTCGCCGTTCGCGAGGTGGGCGACAAGGACGCCCGGCTGACGGTCGTCTTCGCCCACGGCTTCTGTCTCCGCATGGGCGCCTTCCATTTTCAGCGAGCCCGCCTGACCGAGGAGTGGGGCTCGCAGGTGCGGATGGTGTTCTACGATCAGCGCGGCCACGGGCAGTCCGGCACGGCGCCACCGGACACCTACACCGTCGAGCAACTGGGCAAGGACCTGGAGACGGTGCTGGCGGTGATGGCACCGCGTGGGCCCGTCGTGTTGGTGGGCCATTCGATGGGTGGTATGACCGTGCTGTCGCACGCGCGGCAGTATCCACAGCGCTATCCGACCCGCGTTGTGGGTGCGGCGCTGATTGCATCTGCAGCCGAAGGGGTTTCACGTTCCCCGCTGGGGGAGATCCTGAAGAACCCCGCGCTGGAGGCGGTCCGCTTCGCCGTCCGTTACGCACCGAAGACCGTGCACCGCACCCGTGGCGCCGCCAAATCGGTCATTGCGCCGATCCTGCGCGCGGCCTCCTACGGCGACGAGAAGATCAGCCCCAGTGTCGTCGAATTCTCCGAGAAGATGATGCACGACACCCCGATCGAGACGCTGGTCGAATTCCTGCACGCACTCGAAGTCCACGACGAGTCCGAAGGGCTCAACACCCTCGCCAAGGTGCCGACGCTGGTTGCGTGCGGTGACGAGGATCTGCTCACTCCGATGGAGTATTCCCAGGACATGGCCGATGCGCTGCCGAAGTCCGAACTCGTGATCGTCGAGGGCGCAGGGCATCTCGTTGAGCTCGAACAGCCGGAAATCATCGACGAGGCGCTGGTGCGGCTGGTTGAACGCGCCACCCCCTCCAAGCTCGTCGCGCTGACCCGTCGTGTCCGGGAACGGATTCGCGACCATGGCTGA
- a CDS encoding nuclear transport factor 2 family protein — MSTVEDKLEIIELLYRYAELIDAGDFDGVGALLSRATFGGTGPAGVSGVENIANLFAATTRRFPDHGNTPRTRHLVLNPIVELSGDTAVARSTFCVLQDTETVPIQPIVVGRYFDAFGRDGASWHFTERKVEIQMIGNVSDHLMVDPSNF, encoded by the coding sequence GTGAGCACCGTCGAGGACAAACTGGAGATCATCGAACTGCTCTACCGCTATGCCGAGCTGATCGACGCGGGTGACTTCGACGGCGTCGGCGCGCTGCTGTCGCGAGCGACGTTCGGCGGCACGGGTCCGGCGGGCGTATCCGGCGTGGAGAACATCGCCAACCTCTTCGCCGCCACGACCCGCCGCTTCCCCGACCACGGCAACACGCCGCGGACACGGCACCTGGTGCTGAACCCGATCGTCGAGCTCAGCGGCGACACGGCCGTCGCCCGCTCCACCTTCTGCGTCCTGCAGGACACCGAGACCGTGCCGATCCAGCCGATCGTGGTCGGGCGGTATTTCGACGCGTTCGGCCGCGACGGCGCGAGCTGGCACTTCACCGAGCGCAAGGTCGAGATCCAGATGATCGGCAACGTCTCCGATCATCTGATGGTCGATCCATCGAACTTCTGA
- the tsaB gene encoding tRNA (adenosine(37)-N6)-threonylcarbamoyltransferase complex dimerization subunit type 1 TsaB, which produces MNGLILAIDTATPAVTAGVVRRHDDTIEVLAERVTLDARAHAEQLTPNAVAALADAGVGVDDLDAVVVGCGPGPFTGLRVGMATAAAYGHALGLPVYGVCSLDAIGIMAGGRLLVVTDARRREVYWARYRDGVRVEGPAVAAPADVPGAGEALAQPPLYPTAEGLVRAVADWTSPPAPLVPLYLRRPDAKTLAEREAAAR; this is translated from the coding sequence GTGAACGGCCTGATCCTGGCAATCGACACCGCCACGCCCGCAGTCACGGCCGGCGTGGTCCGTCGTCATGACGACACGATCGAGGTGCTGGCCGAACGGGTCACGCTCGACGCCCGTGCGCATGCCGAGCAGTTGACGCCGAACGCGGTCGCCGCGCTCGCCGATGCCGGGGTCGGCGTGGACGATCTCGATGCGGTCGTCGTCGGATGCGGGCCGGGCCCGTTCACCGGGCTGCGCGTCGGCATGGCCACCGCCGCGGCCTATGGCCACGCGCTCGGTCTGCCGGTATACGGCGTGTGCAGCCTGGACGCCATCGGCATCATGGCGGGCGGCCGTCTGCTGGTCGTCACGGATGCACGCAGGCGTGAGGTGTACTGGGCGCGTTACCGCGACGGCGTGCGAGTCGAGGGGCCGGCCGTCGCCGCCCCGGCCGACGTCCCCGGCGCGGGGGAGGCGCTGGCGCAGCCGCCGCTATATCCGACCGCCGAGGGCCTGGTACGTGCAGTCGCCGACTGGACTTCGCCGCCTGCGCCGTTGGTGCCGCTCTACCTCCGTCGTCCCGATGCCAAGACGCTGGCCGAACGGGAGGCCGCCGCTCGATGA
- the tsaE gene encoding tRNA (adenosine(37)-N6)-threonylcarbamoyltransferase complex ATPase subunit type 1 TsaE, with the protein MAERAAGTAELSTAADTIALGERLGSQLRAGDVVVLSGPLGAGKTVLAKGIAQALDVEGPVTSPTFVLARVHRARKPDAPAMIHVDLYRLLDDSAVDLLAELDSLDLDADLEDAVVVVEWGEGVAERLSDSHLDIRLERGIDSEVRTAMWQWSAP; encoded by the coding sequence ATGGCTGAACGTGCCGCAGGCACTGCGGAGCTGTCAACCGCCGCCGACACCATCGCGTTGGGTGAGCGCCTGGGCAGCCAGCTGCGCGCCGGTGACGTCGTCGTGCTGTCTGGTCCGCTCGGCGCCGGAAAAACCGTGCTGGCCAAGGGGATTGCGCAGGCCCTCGATGTCGAAGGGCCGGTGACGTCGCCGACGTTCGTGCTAGCCCGCGTGCACCGGGCGCGCAAACCCGATGCCCCGGCCATGATCCACGTCGACCTCTACCGGCTGCTGGACGACAGCGCGGTGGACCTGCTCGCCGAACTCGACTCGCTGGACCTCGACGCCGATCTCGAGGATGCGGTCGTCGTGGTGGAGTGGGGTGAAGGTGTGGCCGAGCGCCTGTCCGACAGCCATCTCGACATCCGCCTCGAACGCGGCATCGACAGCGAGGTGCGCACCGCGATGTGGCAGTGGAGCGCACCGTGA
- a CDS encoding serine hydrolase domain-containing protein — MRSRRTIATVVTAILVASLCACGSVAPNTSPSTEAGFPPAMTDRLDAAIEQVMADKSIPGVIVGVWGQDGDYVRAFGVADQESRAPMRTDFYTRIGSVTKTFTITALLQLVDQGKLRLDDPIAEYIPGVPSGDVITLRLLAQMQSGLVTYDGTPEFEAAFIADPQRTFTPQQLLDFALDKPLQFPPGTKFDYCNTNTVLLGLVVEKVSGQSLADYVSEHILVPLKLTHTSIPTTTAIPDPHPQGYTVIDGAERITTNWNPSWAWSAGNMISALDDMRIWGRALSSGELISEEMRRERFRSALPMSESAKYGVGAFETGAWVGHSGVTPGFETVVVGLPEEQSTLVIFANTDVPHEIGTDLARAITEIVSPNHVYR; from the coding sequence ATGCGCAGCCGTCGGACGATCGCCACTGTCGTCACGGCAATCCTGGTCGCGTCACTGTGTGCGTGTGGTTCGGTAGCGCCGAACACATCGCCGAGTACCGAGGCCGGATTTCCACCGGCGATGACGGACCGACTCGACGCGGCAATCGAGCAGGTGATGGCGGACAAGTCGATTCCGGGTGTGATCGTTGGTGTCTGGGGTCAAGATGGCGACTACGTCCGAGCGTTCGGCGTCGCCGACCAAGAGAGCCGTGCCCCGATGCGGACCGACTTCTACACGCGAATCGGCAGTGTGACAAAGACTTTCACCATCACGGCCTTACTGCAGTTGGTCGATCAGGGGAAGCTGCGGCTTGACGACCCGATCGCTGAGTACATCCCGGGCGTGCCGTCGGGCGATGTGATCACGTTGCGGCTACTGGCGCAGATGCAAAGCGGGCTTGTCACCTACGACGGCACGCCGGAGTTCGAGGCCGCGTTCATCGCCGACCCGCAACGAACCTTCACTCCGCAGCAACTGCTGGACTTTGCACTCGATAAACCGCTGCAGTTTCCACCGGGAACGAAGTTCGACTACTGCAACACCAACACGGTCCTTCTCGGACTGGTGGTCGAGAAGGTCAGCGGCCAGAGCCTGGCGGACTACGTCAGCGAGCACATCCTCGTCCCACTGAAGTTGACCCACACGAGCATTCCCACCACAACCGCCATTCCCGATCCTCATCCGCAGGGGTACACCGTCATCGACGGGGCCGAACGGATCACCACCAACTGGAACCCGTCCTGGGCGTGGTCGGCCGGCAACATGATCTCCGCGCTCGACGACATGCGGATCTGGGGGCGCGCACTGTCGTCGGGTGAGTTGATCTCCGAGGAGATGCGGCGCGAACGTTTTCGCAGCGCCCTCCCGATGAGCGAGAGCGCGAAATACGGTGTCGGTGCATTCGAAACGGGTGCCTGGGTAGGCCACAGCGGCGTCACGCCCGGCTTCGAGACCGTCGTCGTGGGATTGCCGGAGGAGCAGAGCACGCTCGTGATCTTCGCCAACACCGACGTACCTCACGAGATCGGCACCGATCTCGCCCGCGCAATCACCGAGATCGTCTCGCCCAACCACGTCTACCGCTGA
- the rimI gene encoding ribosomal protein S18-alanine N-acetyltransferase, protein MTVVYGKLKPSDAARCAELEAQLFKGDDPWPERAFLAELKAKHIHYVAARVKDELGVEKLVGYAGIARLGRTRPYEYEIHTIGVDPDYQGQGIGRRLVQELLEIASDSVVFLEVRTDNVPAIALYESFGFVNVGLRRRYYRASGADAYTMKRLPQEDPS, encoded by the coding sequence ATGACCGTCGTCTACGGGAAGCTGAAACCGTCTGACGCCGCGCGATGTGCCGAACTGGAAGCCCAGTTGTTCAAGGGTGACGATCCCTGGCCGGAGCGGGCGTTCCTGGCCGAACTCAAGGCCAAACACATCCACTATGTCGCCGCGCGCGTCAAGGATGAGCTGGGGGTCGAGAAGCTCGTGGGCTACGCGGGGATCGCGCGGCTGGGCCGGACCCGGCCCTACGAGTACGAAATCCACACCATCGGCGTCGATCCGGACTATCAAGGGCAGGGAATCGGACGCCGGCTGGTGCAAGAACTCCTCGAAATTGCTTCCGACAGCGTGGTTTTCCTCGAGGTGCGCACCGACAACGTACCTGCGATCGCGCTCTACGAAAGCTTCGGATTCGTCAATGTCGGTCTGCGTCGGCGTTATTACCGCGCCAGTGGAGCCGACGCCTATACCATGAAGCGCCTTCCTCAAGAGGATCCGTCATGA
- the groL gene encoding chaperonin GroEL (60 kDa chaperone family; promotes refolding of misfolded polypeptides especially under stressful conditions; forms two stacked rings of heptamers to form a barrel-shaped 14mer; ends can be capped by GroES; misfolded proteins enter the barrel where they are refolded when GroES binds), whose protein sequence is MSKQIEFNETARRAMEAGVDKLADAVRITLGPRGRHVVLSKAYGGPVVTNDGVTIAREIDLEDPFENLGAQLVKSVATKTNDVAGDGTTTATVLAQAMIKAGLRNVAAGANPIALGSGISKAADAVSEALLAAATPVSDKTGIAQVATVSSRDEQVGELVGEAMTTVGNDGVVTVEESSTLNTELEVTEGVGFDKGFISAYFITDFDSQETVFEDALVLLHREKISSLPDLLPLLEKVAEAGKPLLIVAEDVEGEALSTLVVNAIRKTLKAVAVKAPFFGDRRKAFLEDLAVVTGGQVVNPDVGLLLREVGLDVLGTARRVVVDKDSTVIVDGGGTQEAIEARKAQLRSEIEVSDSDWDREKLEERLAKLSGGVAVIKVGAATETDLKKRKEAVEDAVAAAKAAVEEGIVAGGGSALVQSGSVLAKLRESLSGDEALGVDVFASALSAPLYWIATNAGLDGSVVVSKVAELPAGQGFNAATLEYGDLAAAGVVDPVKVTRSAVLNAASVARMVLTTETAVVEKPAESEDDGHGHSHGHGHHHH, encoded by the coding sequence ATGAGCAAGCAGATTGAGTTCAACGAGACTGCGCGCCGGGCGATGGAAGCCGGGGTCGACAAGCTCGCCGACGCTGTGCGGATCACGCTTGGACCGCGAGGCCGGCACGTGGTGCTGTCCAAGGCGTACGGCGGCCCGGTGGTGACCAACGACGGCGTCACCATCGCCCGTGAGATCGACCTCGAGGACCCCTTCGAGAACCTGGGTGCCCAGCTGGTGAAGTCGGTCGCGACCAAGACCAACGACGTCGCAGGCGACGGCACCACCACCGCGACGGTCCTCGCGCAGGCGATGATCAAGGCGGGCCTGCGCAACGTGGCGGCGGGCGCGAACCCGATCGCACTCGGCTCGGGCATCAGCAAGGCCGCTGACGCGGTCTCCGAAGCGCTGCTGGCGGCGGCGACTCCGGTCAGCGACAAGACCGGCATCGCTCAGGTTGCGACGGTCTCGTCGCGCGACGAGCAGGTCGGCGAGCTGGTGGGCGAGGCGATGACCACGGTCGGCAACGACGGTGTTGTGACGGTCGAGGAGTCCTCGACGCTGAACACCGAGCTCGAGGTCACCGAGGGTGTGGGCTTCGACAAGGGCTTCATCTCCGCGTACTTCATCACCGACTTCGACTCGCAGGAAACCGTGTTCGAGGACGCACTCGTCCTGTTGCACCGCGAGAAGATCAGCTCGCTGCCCGACCTTCTTCCCCTGTTGGAGAAGGTCGCCGAGGCGGGCAAGCCGCTGCTGATCGTGGCGGAGGACGTCGAGGGCGAGGCGCTGTCGACCCTGGTGGTCAACGCAATTCGCAAGACGCTCAAGGCCGTCGCCGTCAAGGCGCCGTTCTTCGGTGATCGCCGCAAGGCGTTCCTCGAGGATCTGGCCGTGGTGACCGGCGGGCAGGTCGTCAACCCCGACGTGGGCCTGTTGCTGCGTGAGGTCGGCCTGGACGTGCTGGGTACCGCGCGGCGGGTGGTGGTCGACAAGGACAGCACCGTCATCGTCGACGGCGGCGGTACGCAGGAGGCCATTGAGGCGCGTAAGGCGCAGTTGCGCTCCGAGATCGAGGTCAGCGATTCCGATTGGGATCGCGAGAAGCTCGAGGAGCGGTTGGCCAAGCTGTCCGGCGGCGTCGCCGTCATCAAGGTCGGCGCGGCCACCGAGACCGATCTGAAGAAGCGTAAGGAAGCGGTCGAGGACGCTGTGGCGGCAGCCAAGGCGGCAGTGGAGGAGGGCATCGTCGCGGGTGGCGGCTCGGCACTCGTCCAGTCCGGCTCGGTGCTCGCCAAGCTGCGCGAATCCCTCTCGGGCGACGAGGCTCTGGGCGTCGACGTGTTCGCCTCTGCGCTGAGTGCGCCGCTGTACTGGATCGCCACCAACGCCGGGCTCGACGGTTCGGTTGTGGTGAGCAAGGTCGCCGAGCTGCCCGCCGGGCAGGGCTTCAACGCCGCGACGCTCGAGTACGGCGATCTGGCCGCTGCGGGTGTCGTCGACCCCGTCAAGGTCACCCGGTCGGCGGTGCTTAACGCGGCCTCCGTCGCGCGGATGGTGCTGACCACCGAGACGGCGGTCGTCGAAAAGCCGGCCGAGTCGGAGGACGACGGTCATGGCCACAGCCACGGCCATGGTCATCATCACCACTAG
- a CDS encoding enoyl-CoA hydratase, which produces MGDTLLLDRRDDRGVVTLTLNRPGAFNALSEAMLAALGEALDKLADDESVRAVVLAAAGKAFCAGHDLKEMRAEPSLEYYQELFAQCTSLMLSIQRLPVPVIARVQGLATAAGCQLVAMCDLAVASDDARFAVSGINVGLFCATPGVALSRNVPRKAAFEMLVTGEFISAEEARVLGLVNKVASPDLLDDEVEALVAQIVAKPRVAVAMGKALFYRQIEVDIEAAYADAGSTMACNMMDPSALEGVAAFIEKRRPDW; this is translated from the coding sequence ATGGGAGACACGCTGCTGCTGGACCGCCGAGACGACCGCGGCGTCGTCACACTGACGCTGAACCGCCCCGGCGCGTTCAACGCCTTGTCGGAGGCGATGCTCGCAGCGTTGGGCGAGGCCCTCGACAAGCTCGCCGACGATGAGTCGGTGCGCGCCGTCGTACTCGCCGCGGCAGGCAAGGCCTTCTGCGCCGGCCACGACCTGAAGGAGATGCGGGCCGAGCCGTCGCTGGAGTACTACCAAGAGCTGTTCGCCCAGTGCACCTCCCTGATGCTGTCGATCCAGCGGCTTCCAGTCCCGGTGATCGCGCGCGTACAGGGCCTCGCGACCGCGGCGGGATGTCAGCTCGTCGCGATGTGTGATCTCGCGGTCGCCAGCGACGACGCTCGGTTCGCGGTCAGCGGTATCAACGTCGGACTCTTCTGCGCGACGCCTGGAGTGGCACTGTCGCGCAACGTGCCACGCAAAGCCGCCTTCGAGATGCTTGTCACCGGCGAGTTCATCTCCGCAGAGGAGGCGCGCGTGCTGGGGCTGGTCAACAAAGTGGCGTCGCCCGATCTCCTGGACGACGAGGTCGAAGCGCTGGTCGCGCAGATAGTTGCCAAGCCGCGGGTAGCCGTCGCGATGGGGAAGGCGCTCTTCTATCGCCAGATTGAAGTCGATATTGAGGCGGCCTACGCCGACGCGGGTTCGACGATGGCCTGCAACATGATGGACCCGAGCGCACTGGAGGGTGTCGCGGCCTTCATCGAGAAGCGCCGGCCTGACTGGTAG